The DNA window GCGTTTCGATCGCGGAAATCACGTCGTCCATGTGCATCCAACTGACCCGCTGGCATCCCTTGCCCATCGTGCCTCCCAGACCACTTCGGGTGAGCCTGCCGAGCACGTCGAAAACCGATCCCCTCTCGTTGGCCATCACCATGCCCAAACGCAATGCCAGCTTGCGGGTGGCGGCCGGCACCGGTGCGGAGAAGAACGACTCCTCCCACGCACGGGCGACTTCGAACGAAAAACCTTCGCCCGGCTCCCCCTTCCATTCGTCCTGAGGCTGATCCTCGGCGTGGCGGTACCAAGTCGCGGTGCTGGCGTTCATCCAGACCCGCGGCGGCACCGAGCAGGCATCGATCGCGCGTCCGATCGCCCGCGTCGACCCGGTCCGTGACCCGAGGATCTCCGCGCGGTTCGGCTCATTGTAGCGGCAATCCACGCTGCGACCCGCGAGGTTGACGACCAGAGCAGCACCTTCCAGCGCCAGCGACCACGGACCTTCGGAGCTCCCGTCCCACTGCAGAAACATGGCTCCTTCGGGAACTCCGTCCTTCCGCCTGGCCACTGCCACTACCTCCCGACCCCGCTGTAGGAAATGACGACAGAGATAGCGGCCGATGAATCCGTTCGCTCCGAAAATGACGACGGTTCCTTTCATGCCCCCACCCCCTCCTTGGCAGTCCGCAAGGTTGGCAATCGACAGGACCCTTCCGGACAATTGAATTCAGCCACCTCCGCCTCGATCTGCCGTTCGGAGCGCAGTCCGAGCAGCTTGGACAGACTCAAGCGGTGCTGCGATATCCCGTGAACGATGCGCCTGAGGAATGGCCGGAACCGGGGCGATGCAAGATCGTGTGCCCGCAACCGATGCGCTTTGGTCGCCCAAAGACACACCAGCCAGGCATCCGGCCCCTGCCACCAATGCCCGTCGCCGGCGAGCACGACGCATTCCTTATCGGCTCCAAGTGACCCGATCTCCGGCATTAACCGCAGGGCTTCCGGTGAGTCGTATCCGACGAAACGCACGGCCACCCACAGCGGCTGTTCTTCCAGCCAGGAGCGGAACGTCCGGCAAAGGCCACAATTGGGGTCGTAGAAGACCGTCAGGCAATCGATCGGCTCTTCGTTCATCGGATCAGGCGTTGGGTGTGAAAGCTTGGCCCACACCGCTCCGACCGTGCGGCAGAGCCGGAGGACCGCTTCTCTCCAACTCCGCCCTACGGCGCAATCGGGTGAACACGAACAGATTGAAGAAGTGCATCGCACCAAGCACCAACAGCACCACCCCCATCTTGGCGCTCAGAGCCTCAAAGATCCCGCGAACGGCGACAACCTCGTCGACCACCTTAAGGTAAAGCGAGACGAAGCCGATATTGATCAAATAGAAGCCGACCACCAGCAGGTGATTGACGCTGTCGGCGAGCTGCTCGTTCCCGTGAAAGCAATCGACCAGGAAAATGCGGCCGTTGCGGTGCAGCGTTCGCGCCACCCAAATCGTCAGCGGCAGGGCAAGCGTGAGATAGAGAGCGTAGGTAGTGACGGTTGGATTCATGTTCTTTTTGTTCTGTAGTTTCAGTAACTAATGAAATTAATGGGCAAATGAATTAGCCGAGGAGTTTGGCCGCAAGCTGGACCGCGAAGCCGTGCTTCATCCCGGCGACCTTGTCCGCCACCTTCGAGGCGAAGCCGACAAACTCCTCAAGCTGGCGCATCTGCTCGTGGAACTGCTTCCCTTCCGGCGAGGTCATCTCCCGGCTGTCTTCGGCGCATTGGTGAAGCACTCCGAGCGCCGGTTCGATCTCCCTGCGCTTCCGTTCCCGAGCCACGGTCGTGAAAATCTGCCACACATCCTTCTCCGCTTCGAAGTATTCCCGGCGCTCGCCCTTCTTCACGACGCTCTTGATGAGCCCCCATGCCACCAACTCCTTGAGGTTGGTATGCGCATTCCCCCGGCTGATCTCGAGCGCCTCCATCACATCGTCGGTGCTCATCGAGCCGGGCGTCGACATCAGCAGCGCATGAATCTGGGCCATCGTACGTGGAATCCCCCATTGGGTGCCCAAGGCGCCCCACTGGCCCACGAACTGCTCCCGGGCCTGATTGAGTTGCTCGTGCTCCCTGCTCATATTTTCAGTAAATTCTGAAAATACAGAACCCGCAAGCCGAAAAGCAAACATTTCACCAACAACTGTTACGAACGAGACACGCAACAAGTCCTGCATTCCGCGGCCCGACCGAATAG is part of the Haloferula helveola genome and encodes:
- a CDS encoding TIGR01777 family oxidoreductase — translated: MKGTVVIFGANGFIGRYLCRHFLQRGREVVAVARRKDGVPEGAMFLQWDGSSEGPWSLALEGAALVVNLAGRSVDCRYNEPNRAEILGSRTGSTRAIGRAIDACSVPPRVWMNASTATWYRHAEDQPQDEWKGEPGEGFSFEVARAWEESFFSAPVPAATRKLALRLGMVMANERGSVFDVLGRLTRSGLGGTMGKGCQRVSWMHMDDVISAIETLEANPLADGVFNLTAPCAPTNRELMAAFREVHAMPIGVPSPRWVLELGARALSTETELVLKSRWVEPHRLAGLGFRWKWPEPVPALADLLERPGLDGFFDVPPRRSVGVRAWTGSRGLSTA
- a CDS encoding DUF393 domain-containing protein, which translates into the protein MNEEPIDCLTVFYDPNCGLCRTFRSWLEEQPLWVAVRFVGYDSPEALRLMPEIGSLGADKECVVLAGDGHWWQGPDAWLVCLWATKAHRLRAHDLASPRFRPFLRRIVHGISQHRLSLSKLLGLRSERQIEAEVAEFNCPEGSCRLPTLRTAKEGVGA
- a CDS encoding transcriptional regulator, with protein sequence MSREHEQLNQAREQFVGQWGALGTQWGIPRTMAQIHALLMSTPGSMSTDDVMEALEISRGNAHTNLKELVAWGLIKSVVKKGERREYFEAEKDVWQIFTTVARERKRREIEPALGVLHQCAEDSREMTSPEGKQFHEQMRQLEEFVGFASKVADKVAGMKHGFAVQLAAKLLG